Genomic segment of Candidatus Flexicrinis affinis:
TAGTGCAGTTCCGTTGTCCGGTGCGCGTCGGTGTCGATGGCAATCTTGATACCCATTTCGACCGCGCGGCGGGCGTACTGCGCTTCAAGGTCGAGCCGTTGAGGGTTACTGTTGATTTCCAACGCTGTCCCGCTGCGCGCTGCGGCCTCGAACACGGCATCCATGTCGAGGTCAGCCGGTTCACGGTCCGGGATCAGTTGGCCGCGCGGATGCCCGATCAGGTCGACGTGCGGGTTTTCCAGCGCGTTCAGAAGCCGCCGCGTGATCTGCTCGCGAGGCTGCCGCAAGCTGACATGCAGCGAAGCCACAACGAAGTCGAGCTGTTCCAATACGTCGTCAGGGAAGTCGAGCGATCCGTCGGCAAGGATGTCCATCTCGGTGCCGTGAAACACGCGGATGCGCCCGTTCATCTCGGCGTCGACCTTGCGGACTTCCGCCTGCTGTGCCAGCAGACGCTCAATTGAAAGCCCGTTGGCGATGACCGCACCGCGCGAATGATCGGTAATGACGATGTACTTGCGACCTGCGGCCAGAGCCGCTTCAGCCATCTCGCGAATTGATGCGCTGCCATCGCTCCAGGTCGTGTGCATGTGCAGGTCGCCTTGCAGCGCGTCCAACGTCACGAGATCGGGCAGCGTGTTGGATTCGGCGGCGTCGATTTCGCCGGCGTCTTCGCGCAGTTCGGGCGCGATCCACGGCAATCCGACCTGCGCGAAGACTTCTTCCTCTGTGGCGCACAGAATTTTCGGCGCGCTTTCGATGATCTGCCGGTTGTCGTCGACCGGGCTGAACGCGTGCTCGTTGAGGCTCAATCCGCGCTCTAGCGCGCGCTCGCGCATGCGAATGTTGTGCTGCTGGCTACCGGTGAAGTAGGCGAGCGCCGTCCCCCAACGCTCCTTCTCCAACACGCGCAGGTCGACTTGCAGCCCATTGACCAACTCGACCGAGCTCTTGGTCGGACCTTGTCCGAGAATACGAGCGACGCGCTCCTGCGAGACGAACGCCTCCATCACGGCCGGCGCATCGTCCATGGACTTCACCGCGACGAGCAAGTCGACGTCGCCGATCGTCGGGCGCCCGCGTCGAATACTGCCGGCGATCGCACCTTCGACAACTTGCGGAAGTCCTCGCAGCGTGTCGAGGATTGCCTCTGCAGCGGGATACGCTTGGC
This window contains:
- the polX gene encoding DNA polymerase/3'-5' exonuclease PolX, whose protein sequence is MTLTNRDIADLFERISDLLEIKGEIIHRVLSYRRASESIREVPRDLRAIAREGGLTEVPGIGKTLAEKIEELLETGKLEFYEKLTAEIPATLVDVMRVNGVGPKKAAMFWKERGITDLASLEKSARSGRLRDLPKMGEKSEANIIAGIEMLSRRTGRTPLGQAYPAAEAILDTLRGLPQVVEGAIAGSIRRGRPTIGDVDLLVAVKSMDDAPAVMEAFVSQERVARILGQGPTKSSVELVNGLQVDLRVLEKERWGTALAYFTGSQQHNIRMRERALERGLSLNEHAFSPVDDNRQIIESAPKILCATEEEVFAQVGLPWIAPELREDAGEIDAAESNTLPDLVTLDALQGDLHMHTTWSDGSASIREMAEAALAAGRKYIVITDHSRGAVIANGLSIERLLAQQAEVRKVDAEMNGRIRVFHGTEMDILADGSLDFPDDVLEQLDFVVASLHVSLRQPREQITRRLLNALENPHVDLIGHPRGQLIPDREPADLDMDAVFEAAARSGTALEINSNPQRLDLEAQYARRAVEMGIKIAIDTDAHRTTELHYLPYGVLTARRGWVAASDVLNALSADEFLAWAKGRGR